From one Rhodamnia argentea isolate NSW1041297 chromosome 1, ASM2092103v1, whole genome shotgun sequence genomic stretch:
- the LOC115727598 gene encoding uncharacterized protein LOC115727598 → MEAPKKWSVTFTKHLKQKRKVYCDGFLSLHTSTGKVMLYDDSEQLLECRILKNDEVVSSGETLAFNSYLVDVGEPEEGQRPLDDTYIRSRENRVPKGRASLHRNKFVKLSDCAVGMS, encoded by the exons ATGGAAGCTCCGAAGAAATGGAGCGTCACCTTCACGAAGCACCTGAAGCAGAAGCGCAAGGTCTATTGCGACggcttcctctctctccataCCTCCACCGGAAAG GTAATGCTCTACGATGACAGCGAGCAGTTGCTGGAATGCAGGATTTTGAAGAATGATGAAGTTGTTAGTTCTGGTGAGACACTGGCGTTCAATTCTTATTTGGTTGATGTTGGAGAGCCTGAAGAAGGGCAGAGGCCTCTAGATGATACTTATATTCGCAGCCGAGAAAATAGAGTTCCTAAGGGAAGAGCTTCCCTTCACAGAAACAAGTTCGTCAAATTATCAGATTGTGCCG TCGGAATGTCGTGA
- the LOC115727597 gene encoding disease resistance protein Roq1-like, translating to MKSQVQNVESILDMRSGDEVQDRGLMVGLWGMGCLGKTTLAKLIYNRIFTKFQDAAFIEIGSDSIKNLQITMLRALTHAKLRVINRHGGIASMKERLKCKKILLILDGAEDIRHIDGLIGKGSDYLKNGSRIIVTTRNKRVLRTRGATIYEVKALEDHAARQLLRAYASKNGEEGISKELVERALQCTGRVPSALRVLGSGFCGQNKNKNDGGRGIELKIFESWSDPTIHKELVKSFDGLKDATMEGIFLDIACFFNGWNRKYVEGFLGIRHVKRSDADSYDVVAHIANDHVTALVERSLITDDNGTLQVHPLIKLMGQKVADGEVPLNLKKRSRLWCWDDVAKALSDDEGEYDVEAIVCAPEETKELKYIDSSAFKRLKKLSFLIMINVQVKTFPDCIDLPRQLRWFEWPEFPASRLKFSPTPWNPAVLAVRKSLSSRNQGEP from the exons ATGAAGTCCCAAGTGCAAAACGTGGAATCAATTTTGGACATGAGGTCTGGGGATGAAGTTCAAGATAGAGGTCTCATGGTTGGGTTATGGGGGATGGGATGCCTGGGGAAAACAACGTTAGCCAAACTCATTTACAACCGTATTTTCACGAAATTTCAAGATGCCGCTTTTATCGAAATTGGGAGTGATTCcattaaaaatttgcaaataacaATGCTACGTGCATTAACACATGCAAAATTAAGAGTGATCAATCGTCATGGAGGAATTGCTTCCATGAAAGAAAGgcttaaatgcaaaaaaatccTCCTTATTCTTGACGGCGCGGAAGATATACGCCATATAGATGGTTTAATTGGAAAGGGGAGCGATTATCTTAAGAATGGAAGTAGGATAATCGTTACAACACGGAATAAGAGAGTGCTCCGCACGCGCGGCGCAACTATCTATGAAGTTAAGGCTCTGGAAGATCATGCGGCTCGTCAACTTCTTCGCGCATATGCTTCTAAAAACGGAGAGGAAGGGATAAGCAAAGAACTTGTGGAAAGGGCTCTGCAATGCACTGGACGGGTTCCTTCAGCGCTGCGGGTGTTGGGTTCTGGATTCTGTGGTCAGAATAAGAATAAGAATGATGGAGGTCGTGGCATTGAACTGAAAATATTCGAAAGTTGGTCTGACCCAACCATCCATAAAGAGCTTGTAAAAAGCTTCGATGGATTGAAGGATGCTACTATGGAAGGCATTTTTCTAGACATTGCTTGCTTCTTCAACGGGTGGAATAGGAAATACGTTGAAGGTTTTCTTGGCATTCGTCATGTTAAACGGAGTGACGCCGACAGTTATGATGTCGTGGCTCATATAGCGAATGACCATGTAACTGCTCTCGTTGAAAGATCCTTGATAACGGATGATAATGGAACCCTACAAGTGCATCCCTTGATTAAGTTGATGGGTCAGAAAGTTGCAGACGGAGAGGTTCCTCTTAATCTCAAGAAACGTAGCAGATTATGGTGCTGGGATGACGTCGCCAAGGCACTATCAGATGACGAG GGGGAATATGACGTAGAAGCCATAGTGTGTGCCCCAGAAGAGACAAAAGAGCTGAAATATATTGATTCTAGTGCTTTTAAAAGGTTGAAAAAGTTGAGCTTCCTCATAATGATCAATGTCCAGGTCAAGACTTTTCCAGATTGCATCGATCTCCCTCGACAGCTAAGATGGTTTGAATGGCCGGAGTTTCCTGCCTCCCGGCTAAAATTTTCCCCTACTCCATGGAACCCGGCAGTTCTCGCCGTTCGCAAAAGCCTGTCATCAAGAAACCAGGGGGAACCATGA